The sequence CCTCGGCGTGGACGGCGGGGGTGGATGTGGACATCGCGGCTCCTGGCCGGCCGGGGACGGAAGGGTCCGGCCGTGGGAGCCACGATGGGGGACGGCGGTTTCACGGCGGCGTCGCCGCGGTTTCGCGCGGCGGCGGGCCGGTGTCGGCGTCGGCGACGGCGCCCGGCGCGCGCTGGGCGCCGTCGCCGACGCGCGGGGGCGGCGAGGCGGCCGTCGGCGACGCGGTCCGTCCGCCGCCGCGGGGCGGCGGGCCCGGGCGCCGGACGTCAGCGCAGGCGGTCGGCGTCGGGCACCGCGCCCGCGTCGCGGGCGGGCACGCCCATGACGCGGCGCCCCTCGCCGACGTCCTTCGTCACGACCGCGCCGGCGGCGACGAAGGCGTCGGGACCGACCGTGACACCGGGCACGAGCACCGCCCGGCCGCCGACGCGCGAGCCGCGCAGGATCGTCGCGCCGGCCAGCGCGAGCGGCTGCGGCACGCCGTCCTCGGTCTGCTCGACGCGGCCCATCCGGTCGTCGTTCGTCGTCGTCACGCCCGGGCCGAGGAAGACGTCGTCCTCGACGACGCTGCGCGCGGTGACATAGACGTCCGTCTGGATGCTGACCCGCGCGCCGACCGCGACGTCGCAGTCCACGGTGCTGCCGCGCCCGACCACGGTGTCCTCGCCGATCGTCGCGCGCTCGCGCACGAACGCCTGGTCGCCGACGATCGTGCGCGCGCCGACGACGGCGCCGGCGTTGAGCACGGCGTGCGCGCCGATCGTCACGTCGTCGCCCAGCCGCAGCGGCGCCGGCGGCTCGGCGCTCGCCGCGGCCGAGCCGACGCGCAGCCGCGACGGCTTGCCGAGGACCGCGTGGTCGCCGACGACCGCGCCGGCGCCGACGTGCGTGCCGGGGTGGACGACGACGTGCGAGCCGATCTGGGCGCCGGCGCCGACGACGACGTCGTGGTGCAGGACGGCGTGCGGCCCGACGACGACGCGCTCGCCGAGCACGCAGCGGGCGTCGATCACCGCGTACGGCGCCACGCGGACGCCGGCCTCGAGCCGCGCCTCGGCGCCGATCATCGCCCCCGAGCCCGCGGTGGCGAGCGGATCCGCGACCGCCGACGGGTGCATCGTGGGGCGGGGCGCGCGGCGGGCCATCGCCGCAGGGTACCCCGGGCCGGACGAGGACTAGGCTCTGGAGCGTGAGCCCCGCCGACGACCCCGCCGCCCCGCCCGTCCGCCCGCTGCGCGGCGCCGTCGTGGGCCTGGGGATGATGGGCCGCCACCACGCGCGCCTGCTGCAGACGGCGGGCGTGACGACCTTCGCCGGCGCCGTCGACCCCGAGGGCGACCGCCACGGCGCCGTCGGCGACCCGGCGCTCGTCTTCCCCACCGTGCACCGGCTGCTCGACCGGCCGGCGGACGAGCGGCCCGAGATCGCGATCGTCGCCGTCCCGACCGAGGAGCACCTTCCGGCGGTGCTCGACCTCGTCGCCGGCGGCGTGCACGTCCTCGTCGAGAAGCCGCTCGCCGAGAGCCCCGCGGTCGCCCGCGAGCTGATCGCCGCCGTCCGCGCCGCCGGCGTCCACGGCGCCGTCGGCCACGTCGAGCGCTGCAACCCCGCGCTGCGCGAGCTGCGTCGGCGCGTGCTCGGCGGCCAGCTGGGGCAGGTCTTCCACGTCGCGACGGAGCGCCTGGGGCCGTTCCCCGCGCGGATCCGCGACGTCGGCGTGGTGAAGGACCTGGCCACCCACGACCTCGACCTGGTCGGCTGGCTCGGCGGCTCGGGCGTCACGACCCTCGCCGCGCAGACGCAGCACCGGATGGGCCGCCCGCACGAGGACCTGGTCAACGTCGTCGGCCGCCTCGAGGACGGGACGACGTTCACGACGATGGTCGACTGGCTGTCGCCGACGAAGGTCCGCCAGACCCGCGTGCTCGGCGAGCGGGGGATGCTCGTCGCCGACACCCTCACCGCCGACCTGACGTTCTACGCCAACGGCGAGGTCACGAGCGAGTGGGACGCCGCGCGCACGCTGCGCGGCGTCAGCGAGGGCGACGTCACCCGCTACGCGCTGTCGCGCCGCGAGCCGCTGCTCGTCGAGCTGGAGGCGTTCTGCGCGCTCGTGCGCGGGGACGAGGACCCCGGCGCGGTCACCCTGGACGAGGGGCTCGCGGCGGTCGACCTGGCGGACGCCGTGCTGCGCGCCGCCGCGTCGCAGGAGACGGTGCGCGTGCTGCCGGTGCGCGCCACGGACACGGAGGAGATCCGATGAAGGTCGTCGTCGTCGCGCTGGGCAAGATCGGCCTGCCGCTGGCCGCGTTCGCCGCGGTCCGCGGCCACGAGGTGGTCGGGGCCGACATCGACCCGCGCGTGGTCGAGCAGGTGAACGCCGGCGAGGAGCCGTTCCCGGGCGAGGGCGGCCTGGCCGACGCGCTGCGCGAGACCGTGCCCGGCCACCTGACCGCGACCACCGACACCGCCGCCGCGGTGGCCGCCGGGGCGGACCTGGTCCTCGTGGTGCCGCCGCTCCTGGTCGACGCGCACGCCCACCCCCAGTGGGACGCGATCGACGGCGCGCTGCGCGCCGTCGGCGAGGGGCTGCGGCGTCGGCACGCCGCCACGGGCTCCGCCGTCGGCCCCGACGGGACCCCGCCGAGCGTCGTGGTCGAGACCACCCTGCCCGTCGGCTCCACCCGGGGCCGGGTCGCGCCGCTGCTCGAGCAGGCCAGCGGGCTGCGCGAGGGCGTCGACTTCCACGCCGCGCACAGCCCCGAGCGCGTCTACAGCGGCCGGATCTTCCGTGACCTGGAGACGTACCCGAAGATCGTCGGCGGCCTGGACCGCACCGGCGAGGCGCGCACCGCCGAGCGCTACCGCCGCCTGCTGCACGGCGACGAGGCGACCGCGGCCGGCGAGGCCGGCGCGTTCCCGCCGCGGCCGGCGGGCGACGCGATCGAGGTGCGCGAGCTGGCGGGCGCCGAGGCGGCCGAGCTGACGAAGCTGGCCGAGACGACGTACCGCGACCTGAACATCGCGTTCGCGAACGAGCTCGCCCGCCACGCCGACGTCATCGGCGTGGACGTCGACGCGGTCATCGACGCGGCCAACAGCCAGCCGTTCAGCCACATCCACCGCCCGGGCGTCGCCGTCGGCGGCCACTGCATCCCGGTCTACCCGCGCTTCTACCTGGAGGGCGACCCCGACGCGACGCTGCCCCGCGCCGCGCGGGCGGTCAACGAGGCGATGCCGGCCTACGCGGTCGAGCTGCTCTCCGGCCTGCTCGGAGACCTGGACGGCCGGCGCGTGCTCGTGCTCGGCGCCGCGTACCGCGGCGGCGTGAAGGAGACCGCGTTCTCGGGCGTCTTCGCCCTGCGCGACGCGCTCGCCGCCGCCGGCGCGGTCCCGGTCGTCGCCGATCCGCTCTACGCCGACGACGAGCTGCGGGCGCACGGCCTGGAGCCGTGGGACGGCGGGCCCGTCGACGGCGCCGTCGTCCAGGCGGACCACGCGCCGTACCGCGCGCTGCGCCCCGAGGACCTGCCGGGCGTGCGCGGGGTGGTCGACGGACGCGGCGTGCTCGACGTGGAGGCGTGGCGGGCGGCGGGCGTGCCCGTGCGCCGCATCGGCCGCGACGCCCGCCGGCCGGACTGATCCGCGGCCGGGCGCGCGGCCCCGGGCCGGCGGGCCGCCCGCCGCGCCCGGGCCGCCGGACGTCCGGAGCGCCCTCGTCCCCGGCACGGGCGCGCGACGAGCCGTCAGGATGGAGCGGCGCCCGTGCTGGGTACAGGGACGCCGCACGCGGCCCGGGGCGGGTGTCCGCGCGCGCCGGCCACGCCGCCCGCGAGGCCGTCGATCTCTACCGTGCGTGGACCCGCGTGAGCCGCATCACCATCCTCATCCTCTCCGTCAACGAGGCGCCGCTCCTGCGGTGGTCGCTCCCCGCCGCGTGCGCGCAGGGCGCCGACGAGGTCGTGGTCATCGACGACGCGTGCACGGACGCGACGCCGGAGCTGTGCGAGCAGTTCGGCGCGCGCCGACTACGGCTGACCCGCCGGCGCGGCTACGCCGCCGCGATGAACGCCGGCCTGGCCGCCTGCGGCGGGGACTGGATCCTGTGGTGCAACGCCGACTGCGTCCTGGCGGAGGGGTTCCTCGACGCGCTGCGCCCGCACCTGGACAGCCCGACGCTGGGCTCCGTCGTCCCGCGGCTGCTGCGCGCGACGGGGATGGCGCCCGAGCACCGCACGCACGAGATCGACGCCGCCGGCCTGACGATCGACCACCGCCGTCGCTCGACGCTCGTCGGCCACGGCGAGCCGCTGGAGCGCTACGCCCGCACCGGCCCCGCGTTCGGCGGCGACGGCGCCTGCGTCCTGTACCGCCGCGCGTGCCTGGACGAGTGCGCGATGGGCCTGGAGGTGCTGGACGAGGACATGGGCCTGTGGGCGACCGACGCCGACCTGGCGTGGCGGGCGCAGCTGCTGGGCTGGGACGCCCGCTACGAGCCGCGCGCCGTCGCCTGGCACCGCCGCTTCGACCACTCCGGCGACTCCCGCGCCGACCGCGCGCACCGGCGGCTGCAGTTCCGCAACCGCCTGCTGATGGTGGTGAAGAACGAGACGCCGGCGGGGCTGGCCCGGTCCCTCGGCTGGGCGCTCGCGCACGAGGCGGGGGCGCTCGCGCGGGCCCTGACGGTCGAGCCGTTCCTGCTGCGCGGGTACCTGGACGTGCTCGGCGAGCTGCCCGCGGCCCGCCGCCGGCGGCGCTGGGTGCAGGCCCGTCGCCGCGCCGCGCGCCGCGACCGCTCGTCCGGCCGCCGGCCGCGTCCGCCGCGTCCGCCGTTCGGCCTGCGTCCGCCCGCGGCCGAGCCGACGATCGGCGCCGCCGCCGAGGGCGCCGCGGGCGGGCAGCCCCAGCCGACCGCCTAGCCGCGGTCGACGGTCCGCACCGACGGGCCGAAGCGGATCGCCATGTCGCGCAGCACGGCGCTGCCGAGCTGCCGAGCGCCGCGCAGGTACGCGAGCGGCCCCACCGCGGGGAACTCCCAGCGCGTGCGGGCGGGGTGCATCCGCGCGAGCGCCTGCACCTCGGCGAACGTCGTCGCCCCGTCCAGGTGCTGCGCCGTCGGCATCGGCACGCGCCGCCACCCCGGCAGCCGGGGGCCCTGGCGGGCCGTCGCGTTCGCCAGCGGGACGCCGTCCGCGGCGGCGCGCGCGGTGATCGGCCCCGACCACGTCTGGGCGAACGTCGCCAGGCCCTTCGGGATCCCCCACAGCGCGCGGCCCCCCGCGACCGAGGCCGGGCTGTCGACCCAGATCTGCGGGATCGACGCGACGGGCACCAGCCCACGGCGCCCCGCGACCGCGACCAGCAGCTCGTCGTACGTCAGCACGCTGCCCGCCTCGTAGCGCACGAACGCCGTGAAGACGAGGGCGTCGCCGCCGACCCGCAGCGGCCGCACGTCCGCCGGCACGACGTCGCCCGTCACCGCCGCGACGGCACCGGCGTCGACCCGCCACAGCGTCGCCAGCATGCTGCCGCCGAGGTGCCACGGCTCCGGCGGGTACTCGGCGGTGACCGGCAGCGTCATGGCGCGATCCTACGGGCGGCACGGCGTGCCGGGAAGGGCTACGCGAGCTCGCGGTACACGGCCCACGTCGCCCGGCCGACGTCCTGCCAGCTCCACGACGGCGGGGGCGGCGCCGGGCGACGCAGGCCCTCGGCGGTGCGGACCAGGGCGGCGACGTCGTCGCGGGGGACGAACGCCGCACGCACGCCCAGCACCTCGCGCAGGGCCGGCTGGTCGGCGCAGGCGACGGGGCAGCCGCACGCCAGCGCCTCGACCGCCGGCAGGCCGAAGCCCTCGTCCTGCGACGGCAGCACGAGCGCGTGCGCGGCGCTGTAGAGCGTCGCCAGGTCGTCGTCGGAGACCTCGCCGGTCACGTGCACGCCGGGCCGCGCGCGCAGCTCGTCCGTCCAGGCGCCCGCGGGGCCGACGAGCACGAGCGGCAGCGTCCGGGGCGCCGCGGCCAGCTCGCGCACCCGCTTGCGGGGGTCCGGGCGCCGCATCCCGCCGACCCACAGCAGGAAGTCGCCGGGCAGCCGCAGCCGCTGGCGCAGCGCCACGACGGCCTCGTCCGGGGCGGGCCCGAAGACGGGGTCGGGGGCCTCGTGGATGGTCCGCAGGCGCTCCTCGCGCACGCCCAGGTGCTCCACGACGTCGCGGGCCACCGCGGCCGTCGGCACGATCACGCGATCGACGTGCGGGATGGCGAGGTAGCGCAGGCGGAAGCGGACGCCGGTGCGCAGGTAGTCCTGGCGGCGCTTGAGGGGGACGACGTCGTGGAGCGTGACGACGCGGTGGCGGCCGGCGCGCAGCAGCGCCCCCTCCAGCCACGGGCTGTGGAAGACGTCGGCGTCGCCGCGCCGGGTCGCGCCGCGCACCTCGACGATCTCGTCGTCCGGATCCGCGGTCGTGCGCAGCGCGTCGACGAGGCACCGGACGTACCGCGCGACCCCGCGGACGTCGGCGGCGCCCCGCGTGTCGACGGCCACCCTCACCGGGGCTCGTCTCGCCCCGGGTGGGCGGCGGCGGGCGCGTCGGCGGCGGCCCCGGCGGGCGCGCTGTCGCGGCCCGACGCCGGGTCCAGGACGACGTGGAGGCGGTCCGCCACCGCGTCCACCGCGAACCGGCGGCCGGACCGACGGCACGCGTCGACGAGGAACGGGCCGTTCCGCAGCGCCCACACGATGCCGTGCGCGAGCGAGTCGGGATCGGCGGGCGGCACGAGCCGGCCCGTCGTGCCGTCGTCGACGACGTCGAGGTGGCCGCCCACCGCGGTCGCCACGACCGGCACGCCGAGCGCCTGCGCCTGCGCGGCGCGGGTCGGGAACGCCTCGGCCCGCGCCGGGCAGACGAGGACGTCCAGGTGCCGCAGCAGCCCGGGCGCGTCGGCGGGCCCGGCCCAGCGGTCCAGCCCTGCGGCGGTCGCGCGGCGGGCCAGCAGCCGCGCCTGGCGCGGCGTGGCGCTGCCGCCGTGCTCGCCGACGAACACGATCCGGGCGCGCGGCACCTGGTCGCGGACGCGATCGGCGGCGGCGACCAGGTCGAGCGGCGCGGTGCGCGGCTCGAGCGGGCCGACGAAGCCCACCACGGGGCGCTCGTCCGCGGCCCACGGCGCGACGACGGGCGGCGGCTCGAGCAGCACCGGCCGGCCGACGGCCCGGACGTCGCGGCCGACCGCCCGGCCGACCGCGGTCGCGGTCGCGGCGCTGTCGGCGACGAGCGCGTCGGCGGCGGCCCAGCCCCGCGGGGCGCGCGCCGGCGTCTCGGCGATCCGCAGGACGGTGCGCGGCGGGCGACCGGGGGCGGGGCGGCGGCGCAGGCGGTCGCCCACCAGCGCGGACGCGGCGGCCAGCCCGGCGCCGCGCAGAGCGGGCAGCAGGCGGGCGGCGACGGGGCCGTCGAGGAGCACGACGTCGTGCTCGGCGGCCAGCGCCCGCGCCTCGGCGAAGGCCAGCGGCGCCGACGCGGCCCCGCGCACGCCGGGCGGGCCGCCGACGCCCAACCGGCGCCAGGCGACGCCGTCGGGCGCCTCGGGCGGGCGCCGGCCCGACGGCCCGGTCATGGTGATCCGCCAGCCGCGGTCGACGAGCGCCGGCGCGGCGCGCAGCAGCGCGCGCTCGGCGTCGCCGGGCCGGTCGACCGCGTGCACCACCAGGAGGGAGGGCATCGACCCGAAGGCTAGTGCCCCGGGGCGCCCCGGTGGGCAGGCTGGTCGCGGGGCGCTACGGGGCGGCGGGCGCGGTCGTCGTGCTCGCGGCCCCGGCGGCGCCCGGGGCGGTGCCGCCCGCGGCCGCGGCGGCCTGCTCGCCGCCGGCCTTCTTGGCCTGCTCGAGCTGTAGGCGGCGGGTGGCGGTGATGGCGATCAGGTTGGCGTCGCGGCTGGTCGGCGCCATCTTGAGCGCCACGCCGACGGCCTGCAGCGCGGCGAGCGGCCGCTCGGCGGTGTCGAGCTCGAACTCGGCCAGCCGCTGCCAGGTCGTGGGGACGGCGGGCTCCAGGTCGATGGCCTCGCGGTACAGCCGGCGGGCGCCGTCGACGTCGCCGCGGCGCACGCGGACGCTCGCCTGGACGTACCGCGCGTCCGTCGACAGGGGGTCCAGGTCGCGGGCGTCCTGCGCGTGGCGCTCCGCCGCCGCGACGTCGTTCGCCCCGAGCGCCTCGAAGGCGGCGTCCTGCGCGCGCTCCGAGCGCCACGGCAGCGTGATCGACACGCAGGCGGCGACGGTGACCGCGGCCGCCAGGACGGCCACGGCCGTGCGCGGCGAGGCCAGGCGCAGCGGCGGGCGCTCGCCCAGGCCGCCGCCCGCGAACGCCGCCTCGGCGCCGCGGCCGACGACCCACCCGGCCAGCAGCATCACCGGGACGGTCACGCCGGGCAGGAACCACGTCCAGTCCGCGAACGAGGAGACCGCGAACGCGGCGACGACGCCGACGGCCGCGGCGACGCCGTCGCGCTCGGCCGTCCGGGAGCCGCCGCGCAGCGGCCCCCACAGCCCGAGCGCACGGCTGGCGGCCGCGACGAACGCGAGCGCCAGCGCCAGCTGCACCGCCATGCCGATCCAGCCCAGGTCGGCGAGCGTCTGCGGGATCCAGCCGTGGGCGTGCTTGGCCACCTGGCCGTTCGTCGCGCCGCGGATGCGCGACTGCACGGCCCCGAAGCCGCCGGCGCCGACGCCGTGGGTGGGCTGCAGCTCGAACAGGTCGATGCCCTGCCGCCAGTACGTCGACCGGGCGGAGCTGGCCTCGGTCAGGCGGGACGGGTCGCCCGACGGGAGCGCGACCGTCGGGTCGGTCAGCTGCTTGTACGCGTTGGTGATCGAGCCCGTCAGGCCGCGCTC comes from Patulibacter sp. SYSU D01012 and encodes:
- a CDS encoding N-acetyltransferase → MARRAPRPTMHPSAVADPLATAGSGAMIGAEARLEAGVRVAPYAVIDARCVLGERVVVGPHAVLHHDVVVGAGAQIGSHVVVHPGTHVGAGAVVGDHAVLGKPSRLRVGSAAASAEPPAPLRLGDDVTIGAHAVLNAGAVVGARTIVGDQAFVRERATIGEDTVVGRGSTVDCDVAVGARVSIQTDVYVTARSVVEDDVFLGPGVTTTNDDRMGRVEQTEDGVPQPLALAGATILRGSRVGGRAVLVPGVTVGPDAFVAAGAVVTKDVGEGRRVMGVPARDAGAVPDADRLR
- a CDS encoding Gfo/Idh/MocA family oxidoreductase, with protein sequence MSPADDPAAPPVRPLRGAVVGLGMMGRHHARLLQTAGVTTFAGAVDPEGDRHGAVGDPALVFPTVHRLLDRPADERPEIAIVAVPTEEHLPAVLDLVAGGVHVLVEKPLAESPAVARELIAAVRAAGVHGAVGHVERCNPALRELRRRVLGGQLGQVFHVATERLGPFPARIRDVGVVKDLATHDLDLVGWLGGSGVTTLAAQTQHRMGRPHEDLVNVVGRLEDGTTFTTMVDWLSPTKVRQTRVLGERGMLVADTLTADLTFYANGEVTSEWDAARTLRGVSEGDVTRYALSRREPLLVELEAFCALVRGDEDPGAVTLDEGLAAVDLADAVLRAAASQETVRVLPVRATDTEEIR
- a CDS encoding nucleotide sugar dehydrogenase: MKVVVVALGKIGLPLAAFAAVRGHEVVGADIDPRVVEQVNAGEEPFPGEGGLADALRETVPGHLTATTDTAAAVAAGADLVLVVPPLLVDAHAHPQWDAIDGALRAVGEGLRRRHAATGSAVGPDGTPPSVVVETTLPVGSTRGRVAPLLEQASGLREGVDFHAAHSPERVYSGRIFRDLETYPKIVGGLDRTGEARTAERYRRLLHGDEATAAGEAGAFPPRPAGDAIEVRELAGAEAAELTKLAETTYRDLNIAFANELARHADVIGVDVDAVIDAANSQPFSHIHRPGVAVGGHCIPVYPRFYLEGDPDATLPRAARAVNEAMPAYAVELLSGLLGDLDGRRVLVLGAAYRGGVKETAFSGVFALRDALAAAGAVPVVADPLYADDELRAHGLEPWDGGPVDGAVVQADHAPYRALRPEDLPGVRGVVDGRGVLDVEAWRAAGVPVRRIGRDARRPD
- a CDS encoding glycosyltransferase; this encodes MSRITILILSVNEAPLLRWSLPAACAQGADEVVVIDDACTDATPELCEQFGARRLRLTRRRGYAAAMNAGLAACGGDWILWCNADCVLAEGFLDALRPHLDSPTLGSVVPRLLRATGMAPEHRTHEIDAAGLTIDHRRRSTLVGHGEPLERYARTGPAFGGDGACVLYRRACLDECAMGLEVLDEDMGLWATDADLAWRAQLLGWDARYEPRAVAWHRRFDHSGDSRADRAHRRLQFRNRLLMVVKNETPAGLARSLGWALAHEAGALARALTVEPFLLRGYLDVLGELPAARRRRRWVQARRRAARRDRSSGRRPRPPRPPFGLRPPAAEPTIGAAAEGAAGGQPQPTA
- a CDS encoding acetoacetate decarboxylase family protein, which translates into the protein MTLPVTAEYPPEPWHLGGSMLATLWRVDAGAVAAVTGDVVPADVRPLRVGGDALVFTAFVRYEAGSVLTYDELLVAVAGRRGLVPVASIPQIWVDSPASVAGGRALWGIPKGLATFAQTWSGPITARAAADGVPLANATARQGPRLPGWRRVPMPTAQHLDGATTFAEVQALARMHPARTRWEFPAVGPLAYLRGARQLGSAVLRDMAIRFGPSVRTVDRG
- a CDS encoding glycosyltransferase family 1 protein, producing MRVAVDTRGAADVRGVARYVRCLVDALRTTADPDDEIVEVRGATRRGDADVFHSPWLEGALLRAGRHRVVTLHDVVPLKRRQDYLRTGVRFRLRYLAIPHVDRVIVPTAAVARDVVEHLGVREERLRTIHEAPDPVFGPAPDEAVVALRQRLRLPGDFLLWVGGMRRPDPRKRVRELAAAPRTLPLVLVGPAGAWTDELRARPGVHVTGEVSDDDLATLYSAAHALVLPSQDEGFGLPAVEALACGCPVACADQPALREVLGVRAAFVPRDDVAALVRTAEGLRRPAPPPPSWSWQDVGRATWAVYRELA
- a CDS encoding glycosyltransferase family 4 protein; translation: MPSLLVVHAVDRPGDAERALLRAAPALVDRGWRITMTGPSGRRPPEAPDGVAWRRLGVGGPPGVRGAASAPLAFAEARALAAEHDVVLLDGPVAARLLPALRGAGLAAASALVGDRLRRRPAPGRPPRTVLRIAETPARAPRGWAAADALVADSAATATAVGRAVGRDVRAVGRPVLLEPPPVVAPWAADERPVVGFVGPLEPRTAPLDLVAAADRVRDQVPRARIVFVGEHGGSATPRQARLLARRATAAGLDRWAGPADAPGLLRHLDVLVCPARAEAFPTRAAQAQALGVPVVATAVGGHLDVVDDGTTGRLVPPADPDSLAHGIVWALRNGPFLVDACRRSGRRFAVDAVADRLHVVLDPASGRDSAPAGAAADAPAAAHPGRDEPR
- a CDS encoding O-antigen ligase family protein, which encodes MAAEPAAPAAPPSPSFPRTVPADGPAARRRRVPGVLTGDAPWVLLVAALLLWTVTEAKTGSNVSATTPPLLALTVLSGLLCVVTALLARRTSRPWGAGTLLGAAALVLVTGLSIGWSVAPDGSWFETNRTLAYVAVMAGGAAAARLAPGRWQAPLGGVLLGTTVICAVGLGSKVFPTDVPLEQVFARLQAPIGYWNGVGAIATFCLVLALWLGTRREGYRPLNATAYPIAALAVITLLQTYSRGALLAAAVGSLVWIVLAPRRLHSLLILVVGVLGGGFVGIWAFAKADLSTDRVVFAARETAGAEFGVLLLSALVFLLVIGLVVEFATVFAGFRTEERRRLGVVVAVAVALVPLAGVGVLATSERGLTGSITNAYKQLTDPTVALPSGDPSRLTEASSARSTYWRQGIDLFELQPTHGVGAGGFGAVQSRIRGATNGQVAKHAHGWIPQTLADLGWIGMAVQLALALAFVAAASRALGLWGPLRGGSRTAERDGVAAAVGVVAAFAVSSFADWTWFLPGVTVPVMLLAGWVVGRGAEAAFAGGGLGERPPLRLASPRTAVAVLAAAVTVAACVSITLPWRSERAQDAAFEALGANDVAAAERHAQDARDLDPLSTDARYVQASVRVRRGDVDGARRLYREAIDLEPAVPTTWQRLAEFELDTAERPLAALQAVGVALKMAPTSRDANLIAITATRRLQLEQAKKAGGEQAAAAAGGTAPGAAGAASTTTAPAAP